A genomic stretch from Methanomassiliicoccales archaeon includes:
- a CDS encoding methylamine methyltransferase corrinoid protein reductive activase — protein sequence MKDEYGIAIDIGTSGLRAQSIDLKKKEIIATTITMRHPVPGANVMDHLDFAINVGKDTARSLILETLNMILRELKVDLRAVTTVAVCGNPIQLSLFQDIEIRDLAFAGERAKKKLGVENIKRDACVLRAGDLGLEVNAEADVFVPPAVKHEIGADALAMMYKTDFLTTNEIAMVTDYGTNAEMALKVGDEIVTGSAAAGPAIEGQHVSKGMLAAPGAISDIENMENDGFMTFVLDKNLFKRRGAVVDPLSGNIIRDGELQAKGITGTGVVALVSTGLDAGLMKPGRISNDAKRILLQNGIVFDEHDLKEVGKTIAAFTAGHITLAMECGISLKDIKSMYMTGASGTYVDAKKSMKLGLVPGTVEKVRQVGNTSLAMSCDIVKNPDLIDSLQEIADSIRSHHVMFAESKVFENAFAVELGVWTQGMPFDQEDKMRKHFGIEPRPPLNTNPDIRRIVERDINELGKFGLTVVEEVGVTLEGEISDCVECERCVKACNEDAIRSKTVNGKVHIVIDTGKCLGTACRRCERACKNRLLHIDKLSVVKKRIT from the coding sequence ATGAAGGACGAGTATGGTATAGCCATAGATATCGGCACAAGTGGCCTCCGAGCTCAAAGCATAGATCTCAAGAAAAAAGAGATTATTGCTACCACGATAACAATGAGGCATCCTGTCCCAGGCGCAAATGTGATGGATCATCTGGATTTCGCCATCAACGTAGGGAAGGATACTGCAAGATCTCTCATTCTAGAAACCCTGAATATGATTTTACGAGAGCTGAAAGTCGATTTGAGAGCAGTAACGACGGTCGCCGTCTGTGGCAACCCAATACAACTATCGTTATTCCAGGACATCGAAATAAGAGATCTAGCTTTTGCTGGTGAGAGAGCCAAGAAGAAATTAGGTGTGGAAAACATAAAGAGAGATGCATGTGTTCTGCGGGCCGGTGATCTCGGCCTAGAAGTAAATGCGGAAGCAGATGTTTTCGTGCCTCCTGCGGTTAAACACGAAATCGGTGCTGATGCATTGGCAATGATGTACAAAACTGATTTTCTAACAACTAATGAGATTGCGATGGTTACCGATTACGGGACCAACGCTGAGATGGCATTGAAAGTAGGTGACGAGATTGTCACAGGATCCGCAGCTGCAGGACCAGCCATCGAGGGACAGCATGTAAGCAAAGGCATGCTTGCTGCACCAGGTGCAATATCGGACATAGAGAACATGGAAAATGACGGATTCATGACATTCGTTCTTGATAAGAATCTCTTCAAAAGGAGAGGCGCCGTCGTAGATCCATTGTCTGGAAATATAATAAGGGATGGAGAATTGCAGGCCAAAGGTATAACCGGAACGGGTGTCGTCGCCCTTGTATCGACGGGTTTGGATGCGGGTCTGATGAAACCCGGTAGAATCAGCAACGACGCAAAAAGAATCCTTCTCCAGAACGGCATTGTCTTTGATGAACATGATCTCAAAGAGGTCGGAAAGACCATAGCGGCCTTTACAGCTGGACATATAACTTTAGCGATGGAATGCGGCATTTCATTAAAAGACATAAAATCAATGTACATGACTGGTGCCTCTGGCACATATGTCGACGCGAAGAAATCGATGAAGCTTGGGCTCGTTCCTGGGACTGTCGAGAAGGTAAGGCAAGTCGGGAATACTTCACTTGCGATGTCTTGTGATATTGTAAAAAATCCCGACCTAATCGATTCTCTGCAGGAGATCGCCGATTCGATCAGAAGTCATCATGTTATGTTTGCTGAGTCGAAAGTTTTTGAGAATGCCTTTGCTGTGGAATTGGGCGTGTGGACACAGGGGATGCCGTTCGATCAAGAAGATAAGATGAGGAAGCATTTCGGAATCGAACCTCGACCGCCACTTAATACAAATCCAGATATTCGCAGGATTGTGGAAAGAGATATTAATGAATTGGGAAAATTTGGCCTCACGGTTGTTGAGGAAGTGGGCGTAACTTTAGAAGGGGAAATATCTGATTGCGTCGAATGTGAGAGATGCGTTAAAGCATGCAATGAAGATGCGATAAGATCGAAAACGGTCAACGGGAAAGTGCATATAGTGATCGACACGGGAAAGTGTCTGGGGACCGCCTGCAGGAGGTGTGAACGCGCTTGCAAGAACAGACTGCTTCACATCGACAAGCTTTCAGTGGTGAAAAAGAGAATCACGTGA
- a CDS encoding DUF1638 domain-containing protein, whose product MNAGVKCIGIVACKMFEDELVEVLSHDKSMTNIYVIKNEELDGFLNKMREKVSRVNLRAISTSDIESLDLDPSSAVVWLKPMALHHKPEKLREDVIETLSVMKKKCNVVLLFYGLCGNALKRIDELKMKTGCEIEIIRDGKGEIVDDCIGAVIGGSDEYLKCLRENKGSFFLTPMWASNWREMLHKVQIMSTPDDIEGARIVFQSVGYNKVIKLDTGLGNENEFEKNVRDFANTFGFQRDELKGDLSIIFESYVRARSLVVSENQRNPVIIE is encoded by the coding sequence GTGAATGCCGGTGTAAAATGCATCGGAATCGTAGCGTGCAAAATGTTTGAGGATGAACTAGTGGAAGTTCTTTCCCACGATAAAAGTATGACAAATATTTATGTGATCAAGAATGAGGAACTCGATGGTTTCCTCAACAAGATGAGGGAGAAGGTCTCCAGAGTTAATTTGAGAGCCATTTCTACATCCGATATAGAATCTTTGGATTTGGATCCTTCATCTGCGGTTGTATGGTTAAAACCTATGGCCCTTCATCATAAACCAGAAAAATTGAGAGAAGACGTGATAGAAACATTGTCTGTGATGAAAAAGAAATGTAATGTGGTGTTGCTTTTCTATGGTCTCTGCGGAAACGCGCTAAAAAGAATTGATGAACTGAAAATGAAAACTGGATGTGAAATTGAGATCATTCGTGATGGTAAGGGTGAAATTGTTGATGATTGCATCGGCGCGGTTATCGGTGGGTCAGATGAGTATTTGAAATGTTTACGAGAGAATAAAGGGTCTTTTTTCCTAACGCCGATGTGGGCGTCAAACTGGAGAGAAATGCTTCATAAGGTCCAAATTATGAGCACCCCTGATGACATTGAAGGGGCGAGAATAGTCTTTCAGTCTGTTGGGTACAACAAGGTGATCAAGCTAGATACGGGATTAGGAAATGAGAATGAATTCGAAAAGAACGTGCGAGATTTTGCAAATACATTCGGCTTTCAGAGGGATGAATTAAAAGGCGACCTATCTATAATATTCGAAAGTTACGTAAGAGCAAGATCTTTAGTGGTATCGGAAAATCAACGAAATCCGGTCATAATTGAATGA
- a CDS encoding ABC transporter ATP-binding protein: MQLVIDDVRFSYRSFEVLKGISFDLRESEILGVIGPNGSGKTTLLKCINKILEPKQGEILLDGRKIRKMKRIEVARNLGYVPQNAYAGFDSPTVFDVVLMGRRPHIAWQCCERDTEKVWEILTMLGIERLAMRKFDELSGGQQQKVLIARALAQEAKVLLLDEPTSNLDIRHQLEVMNLIERLVTDNGLAGIAAIHDLNLASKYCDKVVMMKEGKIFAAGSADRVLTPENIEKVYGVRVAIDGCHGRPHIVVLEISS, from the coding sequence GTGCAGCTCGTCATCGACGATGTGAGATTCAGCTATCGGAGTTTCGAAGTGCTAAAGGGCATTTCCTTCGATTTGCGGGAATCGGAGATCCTCGGCGTCATCGGTCCTAACGGTTCCGGGAAAACGACGCTACTCAAATGCATCAACAAGATTTTGGAGCCTAAACAGGGGGAGATCCTGCTTGATGGTCGAAAAATCAGAAAGATGAAGAGGATCGAAGTCGCGAGGAATTTGGGTTATGTGCCGCAGAACGCATATGCAGGTTTCGACTCTCCAACCGTTTTCGACGTCGTGCTCATGGGGCGCCGCCCCCACATTGCCTGGCAGTGCTGCGAGAGGGATACCGAGAAGGTGTGGGAGATCCTGACAATGCTCGGTATCGAGCGGCTGGCGATGCGCAAATTCGATGAGTTGAGCGGCGGGCAACAACAGAAGGTGCTCATCGCGAGGGCTTTAGCCCAGGAAGCGAAAGTTCTCCTGCTCGACGAGCCGACGAGCAACCTTGACATCAGGCACCAGCTTGAAGTCATGAACTTGATCGAAAGGCTTGTCACGGACAACGGCCTCGCAGGTATCGCAGCGATCCACGACCTCAACCTCGCTTCGAAGTACTGCGATAAAGTCGTCATGATGAAAGAGGGGAAAATATTCGCCGCCGGCAGCGCCGATCGTGTATTGACGCCGGAAAACATCGAGAAGGTCTACGGCGTCAGGGTTGCGATCGACGGATGTCACGGGAGACCCCACATTGTTGTTTTGGAGATCTCGAGCTGA
- a CDS encoding ABC transporter substrate-binding protein — protein sequence MNKKTIIAVALVCIVIAGILAGYGIYLISKSPEKEEEPRFALEIYGNANMDEVIDEKDAEFVTEIINGNENETQFADANRDGVINQEDIDQINAILEGTATYIWILDGNGDPVRVRLPIERIGAEYLSNVELMRILGVEDKVVAVDLAPYKLRWFYLPEKADELVNLGNMNAPDYEFILGLNLDVLFTFSYDIAEKKEKLPGVDVVFLGLYWPDVIKPSESRFIQGVMKAGYILGKVDRAQEYVNWLLSLLDSIKSKTVTLSESEKPRVFMTGMVGYIRDASQTTMRTYNLIDPLSQMCILAGGKPIAEDLPDWLGSSYYSTVDPEWVLEENPEYIFVHAVRYTYGGVAMTPAYGYDMNDTSSLNATWQDIMSRPLLSGLSAVQNEKVYIIAGDFRNNAMGSVLGAVYLAKILHPELFEDLDPEAIHQEYITNWMGLNYNLDEYGTFLYPPIVIDDEVIGAPDE from the coding sequence ATGAACAAGAAAACAATTATCGCCGTTGCCCTCGTCTGCATCGTCATCGCTGGTATCCTCGCGGGTTATGGCATCTATCTTATAAGCAAGAGCCCAGAAAAGGAAGAGGAGCCGAGATTCGCTCTCGAGATCTACGGCAATGCGAATATGGATGAGGTCATTGATGAAAAGGACGCAGAATTCGTCACGGAGATCATCAACGGGAACGAGAACGAGACGCAATTCGCTGACGCGAACCGGGACGGGGTGATCAATCAGGAGGACATCGATCAGATCAATGCGATTTTGGAAGGCACGGCAACGTACATCTGGATTCTCGACGGGAACGGAGATCCTGTCAGGGTCAGACTTCCGATTGAAAGAATTGGCGCTGAATATCTGAGCAACGTCGAACTCATGCGCATTCTCGGCGTCGAAGACAAGGTGGTTGCCGTTGACCTAGCCCCTTACAAACTGCGGTGGTTTTACCTTCCTGAGAAGGCCGATGAACTCGTGAATCTCGGAAATATGAATGCCCCCGATTACGAGTTCATTTTGGGTTTGAATCTTGATGTGCTTTTCACGTTCTCTTACGATATCGCTGAGAAGAAGGAGAAACTGCCGGGCGTCGATGTCGTTTTCCTTGGACTTTACTGGCCCGATGTCATCAAGCCGAGCGAATCGCGCTTTATCCAGGGTGTCATGAAAGCCGGGTATATCCTCGGGAAGGTTGACAGGGCGCAAGAGTACGTTAACTGGCTCCTCAGTCTGCTGGATTCCATCAAAAGCAAGACTGTGACGCTTTCAGAAAGTGAGAAACCGCGTGTATTCATGACGGGCATGGTTGGATATATACGGGATGCATCGCAAACGACGATGCGCACATACAATCTAATCGACCCCCTCTCACAGATGTGCATTCTCGCTGGCGGTAAACCGATCGCAGAGGATCTTCCGGACTGGCTGGGATCAAGTTATTACTCGACAGTCGATCCAGAGTGGGTTTTGGAGGAGAACCCGGAGTACATCTTTGTCCACGCAGTCAGGTACACTTATGGTGGTGTAGCTATGACCCCAGCTTACGGTTACGATATGAACGACACAAGCAGTCTGAATGCGACATGGCAGGACATCATGTCCCGCCCGCTGCTCTCGGGTCTCAGTGCTGTGCAGAACGAGAAAGTCTACATCATCGCTGGAGACTTCAGAAACAATGCGATGGGAAGTGTCCTCGGTGCCGTCTATCTGGCGAAGATCCTGCACCCTGAGCTCTTTGAGGACCTCGACCCCGAAGCGATACATCAGGAGTACATCACGAATTGGATGGGGCTTAACTATAATCTCGATGAATACGGGACATTCCTCTACCCGCCCATCGTCATCGATGACGAGGTGATCGGCGCCCCTGACGAATGA
- a CDS encoding class I SAM-dependent methyltransferase: protein MTIVNWNDLWKYSMLTSHRIEIGSTAFWDDWASRENESKMLMAALTERQLERIKVRREDTLLEIGPGSGRLTIPLAKIVERITVVEPSKNMLLLLKKNAEKEGVNNINYINKGWKEIELGRDVEEHDVVLASFSLLMADLQEALVKMNDAAIRAVYLFVSADDWMPDEIQRLIYGEKVSIGLTDHIIAYNLLSALGIKADVEIMDHMARRQFETLDDALSDFTKIYNVPEMKIEALRDYLKKTLVEEGGKLLFHRKKKVAMIRWRKSE from the coding sequence ATGACAATCGTGAACTGGAATGATCTGTGGAAATATTCGATGTTGACTTCTCATCGCATCGAGATCGGAAGCACGGCGTTCTGGGACGACTGGGCAAGCCGCGAGAATGAAAGCAAGATGCTGATGGCTGCTTTGACTGAAAGACAACTGGAAAGAATCAAGGTGAGACGCGAGGACACACTCCTCGAAATAGGACCAGGGAGTGGAAGGCTGACGATTCCGCTGGCGAAAATTGTCGAAAGAATCACGGTCGTGGAGCCGTCGAAGAACATGCTTCTCCTCCTCAAAAAGAACGCTGAGAAAGAAGGTGTTAACAACATCAATTATATCAATAAGGGATGGAAAGAAATTGAATTAGGAAGGGATGTGGAAGAGCACGATGTTGTACTCGCCTCTTTTTCCCTTCTCATGGCCGATCTTCAGGAAGCGCTGGTAAAGATGAACGATGCGGCGATAAGAGCCGTTTATCTCTTCGTATCAGCAGACGACTGGATGCCAGATGAAATACAGAGATTGATTTACGGGGAGAAGGTCTCGATCGGCCTTACTGACCATATCATCGCTTACAATCTTCTCAGCGCTCTTGGCATTAAAGCCGACGTCGAAATAATGGATCACATGGCAAGAAGACAATTCGAAACACTCGATGACGCTCTCTCGGATTTTACGAAAATTTATAACGTTCCAGAAATGAAAATTGAGGCGCTCAGGGATTATTTAAAAAAGACGCTCGTCGAGGAAGGAGGGAAGCTATTATTCCATCGCAAGAAGAAAGTTGCAATGATACGGTGGAGGAAATCTGAGTGA
- a CDS encoding iron ABC transporter permease — MSVTKVDREKAQYKKIVIRRIFFSIFCIILLIIMMGVSLSLGSAQISFVEAYAAVFNKLFPGLFEVSSLADTVVWHLRMPRILMAALAGAILAMAGCTTMAILRNPLATPYTLGVSAGAGFGAAIAIILGKGLLIGNFLIVGNAFVFSLIPALVVLILSRRPGMTPETMILSGVAMTYIFSACNTLLQFFAEAEAVKTTVFWLVGDLSRAAWWQLPYALGVLILVLIINIRLAWDLNIMKMGDDPAKGLGVEVEKVRKIVLATACLSTATVVSFTGAIGFICLLSPHICRIVVGGDERYLIPISGLFGANLLLVADIIARRAAAPVMLPVGAITALVGGPLLIYLLVRKTMRSCCF, encoded by the coding sequence ATTTCTGTTACAAAAGTGGATCGCGAGAAGGCGCAATATAAAAAGATCGTTATCCGCAGGATTTTCTTCTCAATTTTCTGCATTATTCTCTTAATCATCATGATGGGCGTCTCCTTGTCCCTCGGTTCCGCTCAGATTTCTTTTGTTGAGGCCTACGCGGCGGTCTTCAATAAACTATTTCCAGGATTGTTTGAAGTGAGCAGTCTCGCCGACACAGTTGTGTGGCATTTGAGGATGCCGCGAATCCTCATGGCTGCCCTCGCCGGCGCGATACTCGCTATGGCTGGATGCACGACAATGGCGATTTTGAGAAATCCTCTCGCTACACCGTACACTTTGGGAGTCTCGGCAGGCGCGGGCTTCGGAGCGGCGATTGCGATCATTCTCGGGAAAGGATTACTTATTGGAAATTTCTTGATCGTCGGCAACGCCTTCGTTTTTTCACTTATTCCAGCCCTCGTTGTTCTCATTTTATCGAGAAGACCAGGAATGACGCCGGAGACGATGATACTGTCTGGTGTGGCGATGACCTATATTTTCAGCGCGTGCAATACCCTTCTCCAATTTTTCGCCGAGGCGGAGGCGGTCAAGACAACGGTCTTCTGGCTCGTCGGTGATCTGTCTAGAGCGGCCTGGTGGCAGCTCCCATATGCGTTAGGCGTTCTCATTCTCGTCTTAATCATCAACATCCGACTGGCGTGGGATCTCAACATCATGAAGATGGGTGATGACCCTGCAAAGGGTCTAGGTGTCGAGGTAGAGAAAGTGAGAAAGATCGTACTCGCGACCGCGTGTTTATCAACCGCGACGGTCGTGAGTTTCACCGGAGCGATCGGTTTCATTTGCCTCCTTTCCCCCCATATTTGCAGGATTGTTGTCGGCGGGGATGAACGATATCTCATCCCGATCTCAGGCCTCTTCGGCGCGAATCTTCTGCTCGTCGCCGACATCATCGCAAGGAGGGCGGCCGCACCCGTCATGTTGCCCGTCGGGGCGATAACAGCGCTTGTCGGAGGACCGTTGCTTATTTACCTGCTCGTCAGAAAAACAATGAGGTCCTGTTGCTTTTGA
- a CDS encoding class I SAM-dependent methyltransferase: MKLEDEHRKIKEFWDRKMSQRSKSPPQFRYQEYFYSKYKDRIREPILDLGCGDGEFLDMVCKDGRLDIYGLDISEVAVQLARKRLYPYLGESVDERIKLGDMILISNFFRKEFFGTVVCEGTIHQSTCTGARMTAKELHKVLAHGGLAYISTRSSSTIPAYATPIEEERETYRMVGEGGVVRCYFSREGVVRLVEDLFEIVELQEKEVILRVEGTPYKMWILVLKKP; this comes from the coding sequence ATGAAATTAGAAGACGAGCACAGAAAAATCAAGGAATTCTGGGACAGAAAGATGTCTCAGAGATCGAAATCTCCGCCACAATTCCGCTACCAGGAGTATTTCTATTCGAAATATAAAGATCGGATAAGAGAGCCGATCCTCGACCTGGGATGCGGTGATGGTGAGTTTCTAGATATGGTCTGCAAAGACGGGAGGCTGGATATTTACGGCCTGGATATCTCAGAAGTCGCTGTGCAGCTTGCCCGAAAACGATTGTATCCATATCTCGGCGAAAGTGTTGACGAAAGGATCAAGCTGGGGGACATGATACTCATCTCGAATTTTTTCAGAAAGGAATTTTTCGGCACCGTTGTTTGCGAGGGGACAATCCACCAGTCTACCTGCACTGGTGCGAGAATGACAGCCAAGGAGTTACACAAGGTTCTCGCTCATGGGGGGCTTGCATATATATCAACTCGATCCAGCTCAACGATTCCGGCCTACGCCACTCCGATTGAGGAGGAGCGAGAAACGTACAGAATGGTCGGGGAAGGGGGAGTCGTCAGATGCTATTTCTCGAGAGAAGGCGTTGTTCGCCTAGTGGAAGACTTATTCGAAATTGTTGAACTACAGGAAAAAGAAGTGATTCTCAGAGTCGAGGGCACACCATATAAAATGTGGATACTCGTTTTGAAAAAGCCATAG
- a CDS encoding radical SAM protein, translated as MIDENLSSYDSSAMIPLEAPIHVGWQCTNECNLQCVHCYASAGHRSLNEFDTKEAMKLIESVADLSARSIVFTGGEPLMRKDLFELVEFARDHHLFAIIATNGTLIDRDIAKFFKKSGVAVAINLPTLDERSSGIFTGVFNSHNARMRGLMYCLEERVPTSVGIAVTNLNLKEIGRVIDFSREKRINCDVLATIPVGRASSSLLPPASEYEEMLGDILNRYSAIPMNAIDRAGETNVSVYEPIYARIIKDRRKEEFPRLCSLGNAMHVMEDGSVRSCVYMPTSFGNIRRKKLTTIWKEIRESRILVKLRDPHRLKGACGKCEDREICGGCRARAYALTGDVFAEDIICTRCTMIDSENKSR; from the coding sequence ATGATTGATGAAAACCTATCATCATACGATTCTTCTGCAATGATTCCCCTCGAGGCACCTATCCATGTCGGATGGCAATGCACGAACGAATGCAACCTTCAATGCGTTCACTGCTATGCCAGCGCCGGTCATCGGTCATTGAACGAATTCGATACAAAGGAAGCGATGAAGCTCATCGAATCTGTGGCGGATCTCAGCGCCAGAAGCATCGTCTTCACGGGAGGAGAACCTCTAATGAGGAAGGACCTCTTCGAGCTAGTCGAATTTGCAAGAGATCATCATCTTTTCGCGATCATCGCCACCAACGGCACCCTGATCGACAGGGATATCGCGAAATTCTTTAAGAAATCGGGGGTTGCGGTCGCGATTAATCTGCCGACTTTAGACGAACGTTCCAGCGGAATTTTCACCGGTGTTTTCAATTCTCATAACGCACGGATGAGGGGATTGATGTATTGCTTGGAAGAGAGGGTGCCGACGAGCGTCGGCATCGCCGTGACAAACCTCAATTTGAAGGAAATAGGCCGCGTGATCGATTTTTCGCGTGAAAAGAGAATCAATTGCGATGTCCTGGCAACAATTCCCGTCGGGAGGGCATCATCCTCCCTTTTACCTCCTGCGAGCGAATACGAAGAGATGCTCGGGGATATACTGAACCGCTATTCTGCGATCCCCATGAACGCAATCGATCGAGCGGGCGAAACGAATGTTTCGGTTTACGAGCCTATTTACGCGAGAATCATTAAGGACAGAAGGAAGGAGGAGTTCCCCAGGCTCTGCAGCCTCGGCAATGCGATGCATGTAATGGAGGACGGGTCTGTGAGGTCTTGCGTTTACATGCCGACGAGCTTCGGAAACATCAGGAGAAAGAAACTGACAACGATATGGAAAGAAATCAGGGAATCAAGAATTCTTGTGAAGCTGCGGGACCCCCACCGTCTGAAGGGTGCTTGCGGAAAATGCGAAGATCGTGAGATTTGTGGTGGATGCAGGGCGAGGGCATATGCACTCACTGGTGATGTTTTCGCAGAGGACATCATTTGCACAAGATGTACCATGATAGATTCCGAAAATAAATCCAGATGA
- a CDS encoding glycosyltransferase — protein sequence MKSVDVVIPVADKNDQITRKCLDHLERTQKFPYNLILIEDRGSSFSFGKSVNRGISQADSDLVIGMDSDAFPEPDAIEKLLKFAENYPHVGYFGVRIRHVGYGNGYGESLGWIYSNNPLDLVRQAWRTKAPIFYLKQMMKRGLFYWHLWNTNKFVPGMLGQATCFYAIRKSCWEDIGGLDESFKRCSDVDLCFRILLSEKWFLTTCPHVTIIHLGYKARSVEFRRDFDNSNDSKKMEEKWPHEKIMQVVEASKKGKFIIPTDNKRQ from the coding sequence ATGAAATCAGTTGATGTAGTCATTCCTGTAGCTGATAAAAATGATCAAATAACAAGGAAGTGTCTTGATCATCTGGAAAGGACGCAAAAATTCCCCTACAATCTCATTTTGATTGAAGATCGTGGATCTTCATTTTCATTTGGCAAGTCGGTTAATCGAGGGATTAGTCAGGCAGATTCTGATCTTGTTATCGGAATGGATTCCGACGCTTTCCCTGAACCAGACGCAATTGAAAAACTGCTGAAATTTGCTGAAAATTATCCTCATGTTGGATATTTCGGTGTGCGAATCAGACATGTCGGATACGGAAACGGATACGGAGAAAGTCTAGGATGGATTTATTCAAACAATCCGTTGGACCTCGTGAGACAAGCATGGCGAACAAAGGCACCGATTTTTTATTTGAAACAAATGATGAAAAGAGGGCTCTTCTATTGGCATTTGTGGAATACAAATAAATTTGTCCCTGGGATGCTCGGACAAGCGACTTGTTTCTATGCAATTCGCAAGTCGTGTTGGGAAGATATTGGCGGATTAGATGAATCGTTCAAGCGGTGTTCCGATGTTGATCTCTGCTTCAGAATTCTCTTATCTGAAAAATGGTTCTTAACGACCTGTCCACATGTAACGATCATACATCTTGGCTATAAGGCAAGATCGGTGGAGTTCAGGAGAGATTTCGACAATTCTAATGATTCAAAGAAAATGGAGGAAAAATGGCCGCACGAAAAAATCATGCAGGTTGTTGAAGCATCGAAAAAGGGAAAATTCATCATCCCGACAGATAACAAGAGACAATAA
- a CDS encoding glycosyltransferase family 4 protein translates to MKNQYEVKRMRVMICPDSKSIYIRSLVHHLIKNGAEVRLIPWFGKQFPLSFLKLIKAKRDGFDILHLHWIPFNWYFMITSVRRLCDNYGIKMVWTIHNLKPHNPQFCNNRDVIAMRCIADWADAGIVHCERTKHEFQELYGESLPLYVIPHGNFNEYVELRVRNVARRRLDIPEEKIVLLMFPPNRWNKGIRTFIEVLERLPSNYIGIMAGQCRDRAIRKYILEQKKVLKNRLIVNLNYVTADETHDYFAAADIFFMPYDDITTSGSVIHAMSYAKAIISTNKGNLYELVNNGVNGYLCESPDEMIYVIKSIDVEMAKKMGEMSRKIAERFDWDDIAVKTIQIYKSLNSD, encoded by the coding sequence ATGAAAAACCAGTACGAGGTTAAGAGAATGCGCGTCATGATTTGCCCGGACTCTAAATCGATCTACATCAGATCCCTTGTGCATCACTTAATAAAAAATGGAGCTGAAGTGCGTCTTATACCTTGGTTCGGCAAACAATTTCCTCTCTCGTTTCTGAAACTGATAAAGGCAAAAAGAGACGGATTCGATATCCTCCATCTACATTGGATTCCCTTCAACTGGTATTTTATGATAACCTCCGTAAGAAGGTTATGCGACAATTATGGGATAAAGATGGTCTGGACGATACACAATCTTAAACCTCACAATCCTCAATTCTGCAATAATAGGGATGTCATCGCAATGAGATGTATCGCCGATTGGGCTGACGCTGGGATCGTGCACTGTGAAAGAACGAAGCACGAATTCCAGGAACTCTATGGAGAATCCCTCCCACTTTACGTAATTCCACATGGGAATTTTAACGAATATGTCGAATTACGCGTGAGAAATGTGGCACGTCGTCGACTGGACATTCCGGAAGAGAAAATTGTACTTCTTATGTTTCCTCCTAATCGCTGGAATAAAGGAATAAGAACATTCATCGAGGTTCTCGAGCGGTTGCCTTCAAATTACATCGGAATAATGGCTGGCCAATGCAGGGATCGCGCGATTAGAAAGTACATTCTAGAACAAAAGAAAGTACTAAAGAATAGACTGATTGTCAATTTAAACTATGTGACGGCAGACGAAACGCACGATTACTTTGCCGCCGCTGATATTTTCTTCATGCCCTATGACGATATCACGACATCTGGAAGCGTCATCCACGCGATGAGCTATGCGAAGGCGATAATCTCGACCAACAAAGGAAATCTATATGAGTTGGTCAACAATGGTGTCAACGGATATCTCTGCGAATCGCCTGATGAAATGATTTATGTCATAAAATCAATTGACGTTGAGATGGCGAAAAAGATGGGGGAGATGAGTCGAAAAATCGCGGAGCGCTTCGATTGGGACGATATTGCAGTCAAAACAATACAGATCTACAAATCCCTTAACAGCGATTAG